CAGAGCACACAGTCCTCGAACCTCGCGGGGGCGGCCAGTGGCCGCCCCCGCTCCCCGGGCTCGGCAGAGTCAGGAGCCTCCCGCGGCAAGCCCGGCGGACGCGATCTCGTCCGGGCGCTCCCGTGGATCGCCCCGGCGCTCGTCCTCATCATCGGCGTGGTGCTGTTCCCCGCCGGGGTGATGTTCTACAACTCCACCCGCAAGATCTCGCTCTCGGGTCTCGACAAGGGCTCCGTCGGGTTCGACAACTTCGTGACGGTGTTCACCTTCTCGGAGTTCTGGCCGATCTTCGGCCGCACCATCATCTGGGTCGTCTCCGTCGTCGCCTTCACGGTGATCATCTCGCTGGGCCTCGCGCAGATTCTCAACAAAGCCTTCCCCGGCCGCCAGGTCGTGCGGATGGCCGTGATCATCCCCTGGGCGGCCTCCGTCGTGATGACGACGATGGTCTTCTACTACGGCCTGGAGCCCTACTTCGGCATCATCAACAAGTTCCTCGTCGACGTCGGGCTCGTCTCGACGCCTGAGGGCTTCGGCTGGACGCGCAATCCCGAGACGGCCTTCATCTGGTCGATCGTGATCGCGATCTTCGTCTCGCTGCCGTTCACGACGTACACGATCCTCGCCGGGCTCGCGACGGTCCCCGCCGACGCGCTCGAGGCGGCGAAGATGGATGGCGCCGGTCCTGTGCGCACCTACTGGACGATCGTGCTTCCGCAACTGCGCGGGGCGCTCAGCGTCGCCGTGCTCATCAACATCATCAACGTCTTCAACTCGCTGCCGATCTTGAAGGTCATGACCGGATCGATACCGGGCTACGGCGCGGACACGATCATGACGATGATCTTCAAGTACATCGAGCTGCAGAAGAAGGTCGATGTGGCCAGCGCCCTGTCGGTCGTGGCCTTCCTCATCGTCATCGTGATCGTCGCGGCGTACGTGAAGATCGTCAAGCCCATGAAGGAGGTCTGAGCGTGAGCGTCGTCACCGAGACTCGTGTCGTCACGACCGCCGGCCGCGGCGGAGCCCGCCCGCCGGTGCCCGGCCGGAAGCGCCGCTACACCGCCGACCAGGTGTCGCTGCCGCGCGTCATCCTGCGCATGGCCGCCGGCCTCATCGTGCTGGGCGTGTTCATCCTGCCGTACCTGATCATGTTCTTCGGCTCGGTGAAGTCCAAGCCCGAGATCCGCTCGGTCAACCCCACCTACTTCCCCACAGAGTGGCACTGGGACAACTTCATCAAGATGTGGGATACGCCCGAGACGCCGCTCGTGCAGAACATGATCTCGACGATCGTGATCGCCGTGTTCGCGACGCTGCTCGTTCTGCTCGTCGCAATGCCGGCGGCCTATTACACGGCGCGCTTCAAGTTCCCGGGTCGCATGGTCTTCCTGTTCCTCGTGATCGTCACGCAGATGCTGCAGCCTGCGGTGCTCACGTCGGGTCTGTTCCGCCAGTTCGCGGCGATGGGTCTGATCGACACCTGGGCGGCGATGATCTTCATCAATGCGGCGTTCAACCTGTCGTTCGCGGTGTGGATCATGCACTCGTTCTTCGCCGGCATCCCCAAGGAGGTCGACGAGGCCGCGCAGATCGACGGTGCAGGCCGCCTCACCGTGCTGTTCAAGATCAACCTGCCGCTGGTGTGGCCGGGCATCGTCACGGCGATCGTGTTCACGTTCGTCGCCTGCTGGAACGAGTTCGCGGCGTCGCTCGTGATCCTCTCGACCGCGGGCAACCAGCCGATGTCGGTGGCGCTGACGAAGTTCGTCGGCCAGTACGAGACCAGCTGGCAGTACGTCTTCGGCGTCTCGCTCGTTGCGATCGTGCCGGTGATCATCCTCTTCATGCTGATCGAGAAGCGACTCGTCGGCGGCTTGACCGCTGGCAGCGTGAAGTAGGCACCCCAGAGAATCGGGATGCCACGGGTCTCGGGAGCTGCACCCCGAGGCCCCGTCCGGGCGTCGCGTGGGCCGCTGTGAGGGGCGGACCTACGCGCGCTCGGGTGTGAGCGTCAGTTGCGCGGGGCTCCACCGCACGCCGAGCGCGGTGGACAGCGCGAACTGCGCGGCGCCGGCGAAGGGCGGAACGTTCGTGCTGGCGTAGCGGACCTCGAGCGGATTCGTCCCCCGCGCGTCGTAGGCGAGAGATTCACGGACGGCCTCGAGGAACTCCTCACCGAGGATCACGGCAGGCCCGCCGATGATGACCTCACTGGGGTCGAGCATCGCGCCGACGAGCTTGATGACGCGAGCGAGCGCTTCGGCACCGAGGCGGAGGGTTTCGGGATCGACGGCGGCGAGCAGCGGTGCGACCTCCGCATCGTCGAGGCTCTCGTCGTACTCGGGTCCGAGGATGGCGGTGAGCGAGGCGGATGCTTCGACGCAGCCGTAGAGGCCGCAGCGACAGAGCTGCGCCTTGGGCCCGAACACCACCTGCACATGGCCGATCTCCCCGGCTCGCGTGCTGGGGCCGGGAGCGATGTCACCGTCGAGGGTGACGGCGCCGCCGACGCCGGTGCCGAGGTGCACGAAGAGGCGCAGCCCCTCGTGCTGCTCCTCTGTGACGACCTCGGCGATCGCTTCGGCGTCGACGTCGTTGATGAGCGCAACGCGCACACCGAGGATCGCCTCGTACTGTTCGGCGAGCGGGACGTTCGACATGTCGAGCTGCACGCTCTCGAGCACCGTGCGACCGTCGGTGGCACCGGTGAGCTGGACGCTGGCGAGCAGCATCCGCCCACCGAAGCGATCCGCGATGCGCGTGAGCATTTCGCGCACGGCACGGTCACGAGTCGTGGCCGAGTAGGCGATGCGCTCTTCGTAGACGGTGGTGCCGTCGAGGCTGACGAGCGCGGCGAGGGCGTCCACGGGGCGCAGCACCATGGCGAAGAGCAGGTGGTGTCCGGCGTCGATCGAGAGCGTGGTGGCGCGTTTCCCGCCGGTGCTGCGCGCCTGGCCACCCTCGACGACGAGGCGTGACTCGATCAGTTCTGCGACAAGGGACGAGGCGGTCGCGGCGGTGAGTCCGGTGGCGCGGGCGATGCCGGCGCGAGTTTCTTCACCCGGGTGACGGAAAACCAGCTGCAGTGCACGTCGGAGGTTGGTTCGTCGCACCGCAGCTTGGGAATCCAGACCTTCTTCACTGTGGGCCACGCCGCGTTTTCCGTTCTGTGTGGGGATCTTCGTTGAGCCTCATTGACTTGTCGTCAGCGCCAGCCTACGCTCGGAGCAATTAGTTTAGTGACTATACTAAGACGGTCGGCATCGACGCCTATACGAAGGGGGTTCGCGATGACCATCGCACCCACGCTCAGCAGCCGCGACGCGCAGTTCGTTCCCACCTCTCCTCAGCGGATGTCTCAGAGCATCCGCCGCCACAACCGCGCCGTCGTCCTGCGCACGCTGCTGCGAGAGAAGGTCGCGAGCCGCGCCGACCTCGCGCGTCTCACCGGCCTCACCCGCCCGACGATCTCCGAGGTCGTGCGCGGGCTCATCGGCGACGACCTCGTCTTCGAGTCCGGCCAGCGCCACAACTCCCGCCCCGGGAAGCCCGCGACGCTGCTCGAGTTCAACCACGAGGCCATCCGCATCCTCGCCATCGACCTCTCCGACCGCGCGCAGGCCACCGCTGCGCTCGTCGGCGTCGATGGACAGGTCATCGAGCGCAGCACCCGCGCCGGCGTGAAGACCGAGGGTGAGATGAGCGAGGCGACCGTCGCGTTCATCCAGGAGCTCACCGCCGCCCTCGACCACCCCCTGCTCGGAGTGGGGATCGCCGTTCCCGTCGACAGCGTCGCCGCCTACGATCCTTCGCGCCTCACCGCTTCTGTGAGTGATGTGCTCGACGCCCCCGTCCACATCGCGATCGACGCCGACCTCGCCGCCAATGCAGAGTCGCGCTACGGGGCGACCGATGGCGAGTTCCTGCTCGTCCGCCTCGGCGAGAGCACGAGCACCGCCATCTACACGGGTGCGCCGAGTGCGGATGACGTGCCGCCGACGGCCCGCGAACTCGCGCACATGCTCGTCGACGGTGACGCCGGCGCCGTGTGCCGTTGCGAACGCCCGGGCTGCGTGCACGCCTGGATCTCGACGCCGCTGCTCACGGCACGCCTGGACGCGGCTCGGGATGCCGATGCCCGGCGCCACATCCGCTCCGAAGCGGGGCGCCGCCTGGGCACGTCACTCGCCGTGATCAGTTCGGCACTGGACCTTCCGCGCGTCGTCATCAGCGGACCGGAAGGCGTGATCGACGACGACTTCGCGGCGGCCGCCGGCGACGCGATGGCTGCCGTCGCGCAGACGCTGTTCCAGCCGATCCCGGGAGTGGTCACCGCCTCGACGGTCAGCGACGCGGTGCTGCGCGGCGCGGCCGCTCACGTCGCCGCATCCGAACTGCAGCGCGTCTGAGGCTCAGCGCCCCTCGGCCGCGGCCGTGTGGTGACGGATGACCTCGGCGACGACGAAGTTGAACCACTTCTCGGCGAACTCGGGATCGAGATGCGCCTCTTCGGCGAGCGCGCGCAGACGACCGATCTGCTGCTCTTCACGATTCGGGTCGGTGGCGGGCATGTCGTGGGTGGCCTTGAGGTGCCCGACCTGCTGCGTGCACCGGAAGCGCTCGGCGAGCATGAACACGAGCGCAGCGTCGATGTTGTCGATGCTGGCGCGCAGGCGCAGCAGTTCGGCCCTGGGGTCATCTCCAGCGGTCATCAGCACTCCCTCATCGATGTGACGCCTTTGACGATAGCGCGTCGTGGCACGCCGATGCTCGCGAGGCGCCCCTGAGAGCCCTAGTGTGAAGTCATGACTGACGACGTGCGCGACACCGACATCGACGAGACGTCCGCGGTCGAGGGCAGCGAAGGCGAAGCATCCGCTGAACAGACCTCGGAAGCCCCGGCTCCGCAGCGGACGGTCGAGCCGATGCCGCCACGCGCATCGTTCTGGACGCGCATCGACCGCCCGTTCGTCTTCGGTTTCCTCGTGACGCTGGGCGGCCTCGCCGCATTCCTGCTGGGGCTCGCGCTCTCGAACCTGTCAACGGTCCTCATCTACATCGCTTTCGCGCTGTTCGCGGCCCTCGGACTCGATCCGGCCGTGCGCTGGTTCGAGCGTCGCGGCCTCGCGCGCTCGTGGTCGGTGCTTCTCGTGATCGTCGGATTCGCGGTCCTGCTGGCTGTCATCATCACCGCGATCATGCCGATCATCGTCGATCAGATCGCCTCGTTCTTCGAGTCGATTCCGGTCATGATCCAGAGCTTCCTCGCGAGCGACTTCTACCACGGCCTCGAAGACCAGTTCGGCGTAGGCCTCAACGACCTCATGGTCGAGGTGCAGAAGTTCTTCAGCGACCCGGCGCGTCTGCTGCAGCTCGGCGGCGGCGCCCTGCAGGTCGGCGGCGTGGCACTGCAGGTCGGGGGCGCCATCGCCAGCGGCATCTCGGGGGCGATCATCGTGCTCGTCCTGACGCTGTACTTCCTGGCGACCCTGCCCACGATGCAGCAGAACCTGACGCGCCTGGCGCCGGCGCGCGACCGTCGTCGCATCTCGGAGATCACGACGCAGATCACCGACTCGGTCGGCGGGTACGTCATGGGCATGGTGGTGCTGGCGTTCATCAATGCGATGCTCGTACTGGTGCTCTACCTGACACTTGGGCTGCCATTCCCGCCGCTCATGGCGACGGTCGCGTTCTGCATCACGCTGATCCCGCTGGTCGGCCCGGTGCTGTTCTGGATCATCGGCACCGCGATCGCCCTGTTCTCCAACCCGGTTTCCGCGCTGATCTTCGCCCTCGTCTACCTGGTCTACATGCAGGTGGAGGCGTACGTCATCACGCCGCGCGTGATGAACAGGGCCATCTCGATCCCCGGTTCCCTCGTCGTGATCGGCGCGCTCGTCGGTGGCACCCTGCTCGGCCTGCTCGGCGCCCTCGTCGCCGTTCCAGTGACGGCGTCGATCCTGATCATCATCCAGCAGGTGTGGATTCCGCGTCAGGATTCCCGGGTCTGATCCAGCTCGATCGGTTGGTGCGGTGGGGCGCGGTTCTTTAGCAGCGCCTCGCACTCATCGGCGAACTGCTCGGGTTGAGCTGGAGGACGGCGAGACGCGCCACGCTGCACGTGGCCCGACCTTATCGCGCCTCAGACTTCAAACTCTGCACCTACGACGAAATCACGCGGCCCGACGCTGAGCAAATAGTCTGCAGCATCACGTCGCCACAAGATGTTTCGCATACTTTGTCGTCCGTCACCGAAATGCTCAGGGCTCGAGACCACCAGTGGTCGTTCTACGAAAACCTGAGGGTTTGGTGTTGGCAGATTCGCCAGCTTCATCGGCATCCATCGCCTACACCCGCACACTTCGCATCTCACCGAACCGACCCCGTGACGTGGAGCGATGATCTGCTCAAGCTCTTCTTCGTCAAACCAGGGAACGCTGCTGGGCGTGATGATGATCTGCGAGGCGCCGAGATCTTCGCCCTTGGGGTTGTGTATGGGGCGGAACTCCAAACCCAGTCCACGCCCAGTCTCCACCACCGGGTTCTCCACGCAATAGAAGTCGTAGAGCCAGTTCGGTACCCATCCGCCCGCGACCGTGAGCCCGCGTTTTTGCAGCCGCAACGCTCCTACTTGTCCGGTCTGAGGCGTGCCGCACTCGTGGCACCACCCAGATTCGCCATAGACCGAGTCGAGCCCCAACGAGTCTTCCGGCCATGGCCAGCCCCGGGGGCGACGGACGAGGATTTCAACATACGTGCTCATCCCAGCCCCAATGTGTGAAGAGAGTCTGGACCACCACGATGAATTGGCTGCATCACGTCTCCCTGAGAACATCAGCTCGGGCGCGAGCGAGCTGCTCGTCGTAGTCGGCATCGAACGGTACGACCAGCTTCGATTCGAGCTGCGCCTCGAGATCCCAGAGAACGCGCATCTCCGCAGGATCGCCTCCGAGAGAATCCGTTTCGTTGTTTGACGCCAGCCATTCGAAGAGCACCAGCGCCTCACTCATCCGCAGCTGAAGAGAGACAACTTCATCCATGGTCGAGGTCACTCATTTCCTTTCGCGCGCCGCGCACTAGGAGTCAGTGAGAATGGCGACGATGATCCGAAAAACTCCGAATGCAATGATGCCGACGCCACCGATGACGACGCCCTTAACTCCAACGTGAGCGTACATGTCCGCCAGCGGCTGACCGTAAAGACGCTTGATGCCTCGAATGATCAACCTATAGAAGGGCCGCCGGACCAAAATGCCAACGATTCCTACGCAAACGATCGCAATTCCGATCAGTATCCCGACGAGCATGGCCACTCCATCTGATGTCCTCTACGCCCGTTGCGGCAGATCACCCCGCCTAGCGAAAAGATAGCGGAAGGTTGAGTCGCACCACCGGTCGCTTCGCAGCCCCGTGGATATCGAGACGACCGTTCCCACGCAGACGCCTCACGCCACGTACACCTTCCGCAGCGTCTCCGTGACGGTCCACTCCGTCCGCATCCCCGCCGTCAGCCGCACGACCGAGCCTGGTCCCACGTCAATCGCCTCGCGTGCCGGATCCAAGAACACGATCCGCGCCCGTCCGGAGAGCACGACGAAGATCTCGTCCGCCTCCGTATCGGTCGCGATGCCCGGCGTCATCTCCCACACGCCGATCTCCGTCCCGCCGAACGTGCCGAGCTCGTATACTCCCGCAACGGGCGCACCGGCGACGACAGCGTCGGCAGGCAGCGCCTCGTGATCCACCCCGACGGCGAGCGCATCAACCCCCGTGAACAGGTCGACGCCCGGGGCATCCGTCCCGCTCACGAGTCGAAGCCCATGCCGACGGCGTCGAGCGCCTTGAGCAGCAGATTGCGCTTGCCGTTGTTGTGGTCGGCGCGGTCCATGGACGCGCGCACCAGGTTGACGCCGATCGAGGCCGCGGGCTCGGGCGGGAACGGGATCGGCCGCGAGCGCACCATCTCGTTCTCCGTGCGCTCGGTCTTCAGCCCTTCGAGCTTGTCGAGCATTACGTCGGCGGCGAAGCGCGTCGCCCCGACGCCGAGGCCGGTGAAGCCCGTCGCGTAGGCGACGCGTCCGCCGCGTGCGGTGCCGAAGAAGGCGCAGAAGCGGCTGCAGCTGTCGATCGCGCCGGCCCACTTGTGCGTGAACCGCAGCCCCTCCAGCTGCGGGAACGTCGTGAAGAAGTGCGATCCGAGGCGCTGGAACGTCTCCGGACGATCCTCATACTTCGCGCGCACCTTGCCGCCGTAGTGGTAGATCGCGTCGTATCCGCCGAAGAGGATCCGGTTGTCGGCACTCAGCCGGTAGTAGTGGAACTGATTCGCCGAGTCGCTGATGCCCTGCCTGTTCTGCCAGCCGATCGCCGTCAACTGCGCATCGCTCAACGGCTCGGTCATCAGCACGTAGTCGTAGACGGGCACGGTCATGAGGCGGTTGCGCTTCAGCAACGACGGGAAGACGTTCGTGGCCAGAGCGACGTGCGCGGCCTCCACCGAGCCATCCGCCGTGACCACCGTCTGCCGACCACCGCGGTCGCTTTCGATACCGTGCACCCGTGAACGCTCGAAGATCTCCACACCGAGTTCGGTCGCGACGCGCGCCAGCTCCACGGCGAGCTTCGCCGGATGCAGGATCGCCGCGCCGTGCTTGTCCCACGCGCCGGCGAGATACGTGTCAGAACGAACTTCGGCGCGGATCTGCTCCGCGTTGAGGAAGTTCGCAGCCTCCGCCAACCACTCGATCTGGTGCGGCTCCGTCGCCACCGACAGCGTGCCCGTGCGTTCCCAATCGACATCCAAGTCGTACTTCGCGACCGTCTCCTGCATCTCGTCGAGGTTCTGCAGACCGAGCCGTTCGTACAGGTCCATCTCGTCCGGCCAGCGGCTCGCACCGTTGTCGTAGCCGTGCGTGAGGCTGGACTCGCAGAAGCCGCCGTTGCGACCGGACGCCGCCCAGCCGATCCGCGATGCCTCGATCAGGATGACGCGACGCTGCGGATCCCGCTCCTTCGCCCGAACCGCCGTCCAGAGCCCCGCATACCCACCGCCGACCACCACGAGGTCAGTGCTGTACGCGCCGCGCAGCATCGGATAGTCGGGCCGTGCGATGTCATCCAGCCAGAACACGCTCTGCTGCGTGTTCTCCAGCGCACGCGCGACAACGGATGCCGCCGGCTGACGTCGTTCGAAAACAGTCGTTCCCATGGTTCACTCCGATGTGAGGGAGGGAGTCTACGCACGACTGAGGCTAGAGACCGTCCACCTCGTCGTCAACGATTCCCACGAAACGACTTCCGACACCGTCGAACTCCGCACGGTGCCTGCCCTGCGCCGGCGCAGGAAGATCGGCGGGCGAGTGCTCGCGGCAACTCAGATAGGTGAACGTCGGCCACCACTTCTTCGGCCGCACCGTCTCGGTGTACCCGCAGATGTCACACGTGAGCGTCGCCCATACCGGACGCGCCCCCTTCTTGCGATTCGCGCGCGACTGCACAAGCCACGCGGGCGGGTCGTTCTCGAGCTCCGTGAGCTCGGCTTCGGTCATCTCGATCAACCCATGCCTCACGGCCATCTCCACAGGGATGTCAAGCCGCTGGGCGACGTCACGCTTCGAGATCATGCTTCCATTGTCCCAGGCGTCGCACGCAGCAGACGCCCCTCGCAGCCCCGCGAACGTGCTCGTTCGCGGAGACCACAAGGGGCGTCCTGTCGTATCGACTACAGCAGACCGTTCTCCGTCAGCCAGGCCTTGGCGATATCCGCGCTCGACTTCTGGTCGACCGTGCTCTGCACGTTGAGTGCCACGAGCTGCTCGACGGTCAGCTTCGCACTGATCGCGTTGATCACGTCGGCGATCGAGTCGGCGATGTCGCTCGACGCGATGGGCACGACGTTCGAGGCGAGGATCATGTTCTCGGGGTCTTCCAGAGCCACGATGTCTTTCGTCTCGAACGCGGGGTCGGCGGAGTAGATGTCGGCCACCTGCACGGCACCCTCAAGGAGGGCGTCGAGGGTCGTCGGACCGGTTGCGGAGAACGCCAGGTCGACGCCGTAGACCTCCTTGGCCGCGGCCGGGCCGTACGGGCGCTGCTCGAACTCGGGCGCCGCGCCGATCGTGAGCGGAACGCCCGCCTTCGCAAGGTCGGCGATCGTCGTCAGCGAGTGCTGTGCGGCGAACTCCTTCGTGACCGTGTAGGTGTCCTGGTCGCTCGCCTCTGCATAGTCGAGAGCCGTGAGATTCTCGGGCAGTGCTTCGACGAGTGCCGCGTAGACATCTTCCGAGCTGGTCGCGGTCGCCGAGTCATCCAAGAACTCCAGCAGGTTGCCGGTGTACTCGGGGAACAGGTCGATCGCGCCCGATTCGATCTCGGGCATGTAGGCGTCACGCTGGCCGATGTTGAACTGCCGATCAACCGTGTGGCCCGCGGCTTCGAGCGCCTGCGCGTAGATCTCGGCGATGATCTCGTTCGAGTAGTAGGCCTGCGAGCCGATCACGATCGTGTCGGATGCTTCGCCCCCACCGCTGCTCTCGGTGGGGGTGTCGAGTGGGTTGCCCCCACCGCAGGCGGTGAGTGCGAGGGTTGCGGCGGCGAGGGCGCCGATGAAGAGACCGGATCGTCTGGCTCGTGCTGTGAACATCATCTTTCCTCTCTGGGGGACTGCTTGCTGTCAGCTCGACAGCGCCGCCGCGGGGGCGGGGTCTGTGGGGGCGTCAGTGGACGAGGACGCACGGGATGAGGTGCCGCGCGCCGGGCCATCGCGCTCGGAACGCGCAGCGCGCAGACCGCGTGGCACCGCGGCGCGCTGGGCAGCGGCGAAGAGCAGATCGAGGATCAGTGCCAGAAGCGCGACCAGGATCGCGCCGCCGAGCACCTGATCGAAACGACGCAGCGGAATGCCCTGGATGATCGGCCAACCGAGGCCGCCGAGGTTAACGTACGCCGCGATCGTGACGGTGGCGACGACCTGCAGCACGGCGGCGCGGAGTCCGCCGATGAGCAGGGGCATCCCGAGAGGCACCTCGACGCGCCACAGGATCTGCCATTCGGTCATCCCGGTCGCGCGGGCCGCGTCGATCACACGCCGGTCGATGGCCTCGAAGCCCGTATACGCCCCGGCAAGGATCGACGGGATCGCCAGCAGCACGAAGGTGATGACGGCCGCCTCTGGGGTGCGCAGCACGCCCATCACGAGCACCAGCAGGATCAGCAGGCCGAAGGAGGGCAGCGCACGCGCCGCGCCCGAGAGCGCGACGGCGAACTCGCGCCCGCGACCGGTGTGTCCGATCAGCCAGCCCAGCGGCACCGCGACGAGGGCCGCGATGATGACCGAGATCGCCGTGAACCACAGATGCTGGCCGAGCAGCGTGGGCAGCGCGTAGGCGCCCTGCAGCCGCTCGGGAGAGAACAGCCAGGCGAGTGCATCGGCGAAGAGGTTCATGCGGCACCTCCGACGGCGATGGGGGCGCGCACCGCGCGGCGTTCACGACGAGAGCGCGTGGGGAGCGCGCGGCTCCACGGCATGAGCATCCGACCCAGAAGCACGAGCAGCACGTCGAGCACGAGCGCGATCACGACGACCGCGACCACGCCGGCAAGGACTTCCGGGATGATCCGGCGCTGGTGACCGTTCGTGAACAGGTAGCCGAGATTCGTGACGCCGATCAGCACGCCGACGGTTGCCAACGAGATCGTACTCACGACCGCGACGCGCAGACCGGCGAGGATCACAGGGCCGGCGAGCGGCAGCTCGACCGTCCAGAAGCGTCGCGGTGCGCCGAAGCCCATCGCCGTCGCGGACTGGCGAACACCGGGATCGACGGAGTCGAGGCCGTCGGCCACGGCACGCACAAGGATCGCGATCGCATAGATCGTGAGCGCGACGACGAGGTTGAACTCGCTGATCGCCGAGTAGCCGAGCACGGCAGGCATGATGATGAGCAGCGCCAGCGAGGGGATCGTGTACAGCAATCCCGTCGCGACGATGACCCAGCCACGCAGCAGCCGGTAGCGCCACGCCACCCAGCCCAGCGGCAGCGAGATCGCGAAGCCGATCACGATGGCGATGAGGCTCTGGCGCAGGTGCACGACACTGAGCTCGCCGATGAGGGCGAGATTGTCGATGACCCAGTCCACGTCAGTGCCCCTCGACCAGGCTGCCCTGCGTGCGGCCCTGCGCGTCGACGACGACGGTGCCGCGGGGGGTCTGCTTCAGGCTCAGCGCTCGGCGTCCGCGTTCGGCACCGATGAAGGCCTCGACGAACTCGTCGGCCGGGTTCTCGATGATCTCGCTCGGCGAGCCGACCTGCACGATGCGCGCGCCGACATCGAGGATCACGACCTGGTCGCCGAGCAGGAAGGCCTCGTCGATGTCGTGCGTGACGAACACCACGGTCTTGTCGAGCTCCTGCTGCAGGCGGATGAGTTCCTGCTGCAGGTCGGCGCGGACGATCGGATCGACCGCGCCGAACGGCTCGTCCATCAGCAGGATGTTGGGGTCGGCGGCAAGACCGCGGGCGACGCCGACGCGCTGCTGCTGCCCGCCCGAGAGCTGCGCGGGGTAACGGTCCGCGAGTGACTGGTCGAGGCCGACGGTGTCGAGCAGCTCACGGCTGCGGGCCGTAGCATCCGCCTTCGACACCCCGTTCAGCCGCAGAACCGTCGCGACATTCGCCAGCACCGTGAAGTGCGGCATGAGCCCCGAGTTCTGCATGACGTAGCCGATGCTGCGGCGCAGCTTCACGGGGTCGCGCCCCAGTACGCTCTCGCCGTCGATCGCGACATCGCCCGACGTCGGCTCGACCATCCGGTTGATCATGCGCAGGAGCGTCGTCTTGCCGCAGCCAGAAGACCCGACGAACACGGTCGTCTTACGTGACGGCAGCACCAGACTGAAGTCATCGACGGCGAGAGCACCGTTGTCGAACCGCTTTGTCACCGAGCGGAATTCGATCATGTGGTTGTCTCCCTCGCTCTTTGTGGCCCCGCGGCAGGACTCATGCGGACTCCCGTCCGTACTCTTCACACAGCCGCAGCCAGACTTCACTGACCGTCGGATACGACGGTACGGCGTGCCACAGACGTTTGACTGGCACTTCGCCGACAATCGCGATGGTCGCCGCGTGCAGCAGCTCTGCGACATCGGGCCCGACGAACGTCGCCCCCACGAGCACATCTCGACTCTTGTCGATGATCGCGC
The DNA window shown above is from Microbacterium keratanolyticum and carries:
- a CDS encoding carbohydrate ABC transporter permease, which produces MSQSTQSSNLAGAASGRPRSPGSAESGASRGKPGGRDLVRALPWIAPALVLIIGVVLFPAGVMFYNSTRKISLSGLDKGSVGFDNFVTVFTFSEFWPIFGRTIIWVVSVVAFTVIISLGLAQILNKAFPGRQVVRMAVIIPWAASVVMTTMVFYYGLEPYFGIINKFLVDVGLVSTPEGFGWTRNPETAFIWSIVIAIFVSLPFTTYTILAGLATVPADALEAAKMDGAGPVRTYWTIVLPQLRGALSVAVLINIINVFNSLPILKVMTGSIPGYGADTIMTMIFKYIELQKKVDVASALSVVAFLIVIVIVAAYVKIVKPMKEV
- a CDS encoding carbohydrate ABC transporter permease → MSVVTETRVVTTAGRGGARPPVPGRKRRYTADQVSLPRVILRMAAGLIVLGVFILPYLIMFFGSVKSKPEIRSVNPTYFPTEWHWDNFIKMWDTPETPLVQNMISTIVIAVFATLLVLLVAMPAAYYTARFKFPGRMVFLFLVIVTQMLQPAVLTSGLFRQFAAMGLIDTWAAMIFINAAFNLSFAVWIMHSFFAGIPKEVDEAAQIDGAGRLTVLFKINLPLVWPGIVTAIVFTFVACWNEFAASLVILSTAGNQPMSVALTKFVGQYETSWQYVFGVSLVAIVPVIILFMLIEKRLVGGLTAGSVK
- a CDS encoding ROK family protein yields the protein MRRTNLRRALQLVFRHPGEETRAGIARATGLTAATASSLVAELIESRLVVEGGQARSTGGKRATTLSIDAGHHLLFAMVLRPVDALAALVSLDGTTVYEERIAYSATTRDRAVREMLTRIADRFGGRMLLASVQLTGATDGRTVLESVQLDMSNVPLAEQYEAILGVRVALINDVDAEAIAEVVTEEQHEGLRLFVHLGTGVGGAVTLDGDIAPGPSTRAGEIGHVQVVFGPKAQLCRCGLYGCVEASASLTAILGPEYDESLDDAEVAPLLAAVDPETLRLGAEALARVIKLVGAMLDPSEVIIGGPAVILGEEFLEAVRESLAYDARGTNPLEVRYASTNVPPFAGAAQFALSTALGVRWSPAQLTLTPERA
- a CDS encoding ROK family transcriptional regulator, which gives rise to MTIAPTLSSRDAQFVPTSPQRMSQSIRRHNRAVVLRTLLREKVASRADLARLTGLTRPTISEVVRGLIGDDLVFESGQRHNSRPGKPATLLEFNHEAIRILAIDLSDRAQATAALVGVDGQVIERSTRAGVKTEGEMSEATVAFIQELTAALDHPLLGVGIAVPVDSVAAYDPSRLTASVSDVLDAPVHIAIDADLAANAESRYGATDGEFLLVRLGESTSTAIYTGAPSADDVPPTARELAHMLVDGDAGAVCRCERPGCVHAWISTPLLTARLDAARDADARRHIRSEAGRRLGTSLAVISSALDLPRVVISGPEGVIDDDFAAAAGDAMAAVAQTLFQPIPGVVTASTVSDAVLRGAAAHVAASELQRV
- a CDS encoding chorismate mutase produces the protein MTAGDDPRAELLRLRASIDNIDAALVFMLAERFRCTQQVGHLKATHDMPATDPNREEQQIGRLRALAEEAHLDPEFAEKWFNFVVAEVIRHHTAAAEGR
- a CDS encoding AI-2E family transporter, with protein sequence MTDDVRDTDIDETSAVEGSEGEASAEQTSEAPAPQRTVEPMPPRASFWTRIDRPFVFGFLVTLGGLAAFLLGLALSNLSTVLIYIAFALFAALGLDPAVRWFERRGLARSWSVLLVIVGFAVLLAVIITAIMPIIVDQIASFFESIPVMIQSFLASDFYHGLEDQFGVGLNDLMVEVQKFFSDPARLLQLGGGALQVGGVALQVGGAIASGISGAIIVLVLTLYFLATLPTMQQNLTRLAPARDRRRISEITTQITDSVGGYVMGMVVLAFINAMLVLVLYLTLGLPFPPLMATVAFCITLIPLVGPVLFWIIGTAIALFSNPVSALIFALVYLVYMQVEAYVITPRVMNRAISIPGSLVVIGALVGGTLLGLLGALVAVPVTASILIIIQQVWIPRQDSRV
- a CDS encoding cupin domain-containing protein encodes the protein MSGTDAPGVDLFTGVDALAVGVDHEALPADAVVAGAPVAGVYELGTFGGTEIGVWEMTPGIATDTEADEIFVVLSGRARIVFLDPAREAIDVGPGSVVRLTAGMRTEWTVTETLRKVYVA
- a CDS encoding NAD(P)/FAD-dependent oxidoreductase, encoding MGTTVFERRQPAASVVARALENTQQSVFWLDDIARPDYPMLRGAYSTDLVVVGGGYAGLWTAVRAKERDPQRRVILIEASRIGWAASGRNGGFCESSLTHGYDNGASRWPDEMDLYERLGLQNLDEMQETVAKYDLDVDWERTGTLSVATEPHQIEWLAEAANFLNAEQIRAEVRSDTYLAGAWDKHGAAILHPAKLAVELARVATELGVEIFERSRVHGIESDRGGRQTVVTADGSVEAAHVALATNVFPSLLKRNRLMTVPVYDYVLMTEPLSDAQLTAIGWQNRQGISDSANQFHYYRLSADNRILFGGYDAIYHYGGKVRAKYEDRPETFQRLGSHFFTTFPQLEGLRFTHKWAGAIDSCSRFCAFFGTARGGRVAYATGFTGLGVGATRFAADVMLDKLEGLKTERTENEMVRSRPIPFPPEPAASIGVNLVRASMDRADHNNGKRNLLLKALDAVGMGFDS